Part of the Streptomyces sp. NBC_01460 genome, CGGCATGGTGTCGATGCCCGCGTGGACGGGCGTGATGTCCGCCGTGGGGTCGAGGCCCGCCGCCTTCATCAGCCGGTCGGCGACGAGGAGCACCCCGGACCCCGCCTGCCCCACACCGATCCTCCTGCCGCGGAGATCGGCGACCGTCCGGATCCCGGAGTCCCTGGGCACGATCAGCTGGACGTAGTCGTCGTACAGCCGGACGCAGCCCCGCAGCCGGTCGGCGCCCGGCTTTCCGCTGTGCAGGTACGTGGCGACGGCATCGGCCGTGGCGATGGTGAAGTCGGCCTTCCCCGTCGCCACCCGTTCGACGTTCTGCTGGGAGCCCTCGCTCGTCTGCAGCCCTATGGACACCTTGGGCATGTCCTTGGCCAACGCGCCTTCCAGCCGCTGCCCGTAGCGCTGGTAGACCCCGCTCCGCACGCCGGTGGAGAACGTGAGCGAACCGCTCGGTTCCTCCTCCCCGATCGGGAGGACCCACCACAGCAGGAGTCCGAGCACGACCGCGGCGGCGGCGC contains:
- a CDS encoding TAXI family TRAP transporter solute-binding subunit, with translation MLHAPSRFGRRRILQGSAAAAVVLGLLLWWVLPIGEEEPSGSLTFSTGVRSGVYQRYGQRLEGALAKDMPKVSIGLQTSEGSQQNVERVATGKADFTIATADAVATYLHSGKPGADRLRGCVRLYDDYVQLIVPRDSGIRTVADLRGRRIGVGQAGSGVLLVADRLMKAAGLDPTADITPVHAGIDTMPERLTDGRLDAFFWSGGLPTGAVQDLSKRFAIRLVPLDEKLVTELQAAGGSTRYYRSAVMPADAYLDAQQGQAVQTVAVSNLLITTDRVDPLTTEAFTRTVIDSRDRIGREVHSAQLVDLRTAIYTDPLPLHEGAKRYYRSAKP